The following are encoded in a window of Palaemon carinicauda isolate YSFRI2023 chromosome 31, ASM3689809v2, whole genome shotgun sequence genomic DNA:
- the LOC137624680 gene encoding uncharacterized protein yields the protein MILALAFVPPCDLDIYTEALSDFLPEELMPILDWFEYNYIGIYNRRSRRRRPLLYPHDIWSQYETTLKDEGRTNNHAEAAHRRIAFELGANHPTIWKFIETLMKLQKERDLNMEQLITGHRPPLKLKKYRSADERIKKIVLEYNNERDALAYLKRIAHNYQMN from the coding sequence ATGATACTTGCTTTGGCTTTTGTACCACCTTGTGACCTTGACATCTACACAGAAGCACTTTCTGACTTTTTGCCTGAGGAACTCATGCCAATATTAGATtggtttgaatataattatattggtatctACAATAGGCGCAGCAGACGCCGAAGGCCACTCTTATATCCCCATGATATATGGTCGCAATATGAAACTACTTTAAAGGATGAAGgtcgaacaaataaccacgcagaagctgctcatcgcagaattgcttttgaacttggagctaaccacccaaccatatggaaatttatagaaactctaatgaaattacaaaaggaAAGAGATTTAAATATGGAACAACTGATAACAGGACACAGACCACcattaaagctgaaaaaatatagaagcgctgatgaaagaataaagaaaattgttctcgagTACAACAATGAAAGAGACGCTTTGGCTTATCTCAAAAGAATAGCTCATAACtatcaaatgaactaa